Within the Rhizobium sp. BG4 genome, the region TGCTGACATTGGCGCCATCAAAACCATCGATCACACCAGGCGATGCGCCTGCCCGGTCAAGCAGGACCTGAAGATGGATTATTGCGGCATTCGGGACGGGCGGATCCTGCGCAACCTGCCCGTTGAGCCCTGATAAGACATCCGAGTTGTTGATTGCATCGGGCGACAGTTCCTGGGCGTGCGAAAAGCCAAGCCAGCCGAGAAAGATCATTGAGCCAAACAGAAGTCTTTTCATTGCACTAAAAGGGCTGAAAAGCTCAATTGTTCCATTGGAGGCCAGGAGCGCGAAGATTTGCTGACACCACTGCGACGATGCTCTGTCGGATGATATGGTCGAGATAGAAAAGTCGCTGGTTCCGGCGCGGCCAGCATCAGGTCCATGGATTTCATCGACAGCCCCGGAGTTAAACTGTTTTACAAAAACAGTATAACTGGTGGGCGACCTGGGAAGAAGATGAGATACGCGGGAGAGAGGGCTGCTCCAATCGGCGTGCGCTACATCCTCTTGTACCTGATGCCCTTCAGGGTCAGTCGGCAAGACCCGGCCGGGTGTCGCACCGCGCACTCAAAGTATCTACAGGCTTTGAGTACAAGGCTCTTGGCGACAGGCAGCGGAATTCTTCCCGGTTGTGCTTCTTCGCGACGGTCGAGCGGCCGGCGAAGGCTCTTGCGATTTTTTCCGACTCTAGATCGAGCAGGCGAGGGATCGATGACGATGCATGGGGCCGGGAATTCAAAGCTCTTGCAGTTCGGGAGGGCGTTGTCCGGGCCGCCGCGGTAATCCCCTTGGTGCGAAGCAAGCGCCACAGCATGGCTCTTTATGACAGGTTGCTTCTATCTCTCCCGTTCACGGGTAAGGAAAGGAATTTTCCAGACGATGTCGACGGAGCTTGTGCCTGTGGCAGATCGTTTACTATGCGGAGGTAGGCCGCAATGACGTCAGGATCCGTCACTGCAATGACAGAGGCTTACGGGAAGCGCTTATCGTGTGACTGTGACAGTGCCTATCACCTCGGGCAACCCCAAGGAGTACGTCAAGCTTGCCGCCAACGGCCTCAGAGGGATGCAGTACTGCTGTGGACTTTGCGGCTCTCCTATCTTTATAACAGCAGAGATGGAAGACGCAGAGCAGGTGGGCATCCGGCTGGGAACAATAAACCCTCGGCGAAATCTCGAACCGGCCGCGCAGTTCTGGTTTTCGTCATGTTTCCGTGGGCTAAAAATCTCAGCCAGCTATCAAGGCACGCCGAATGAAGTATGGCTTCGGAGACGCCGCCGCCAGACCAAGGGTCTGAGGCTATTTACGACTTTTGAACCGCGGTGGGTTTTCAGTGAGCAATCGGGGGCGTCGTAGAACTTACCCGCCGAAAGGCAGTTGGAGCCGCGTGAGCAGCTCCGCGGGCGCGCCATAGTTAATGAGCATGTCTTTCATAATTCGCTCCATGCGAAATCTTTGTTCGATTATCGTGTTCCAGACATTGTGTTGCTGGTTGGGATCGGACTTGCGATGGTACAGGAAAGGTTCGCTATCCATGGCCCTCCGATCCTGGGGACCGTCTGAAGCGATCGGCAGCTTCCATTGGGGCATTTCGACACCCGGAATGTAAAGGCCGTGCTCGATAGCCGTGTCTTTGGGATCGATCGTCGTCGGCACCATCGTAGAATAGGCGTAAAGCGGCTTTGTTCGATCCGGGGGTTGGATCAGGGTCCAGTCGCCATCGGTGCAGCAAACCCCCTGTCCAAATGTGCCATAGATCACAGCATCGCGGGCGGATGAGAGGTCTCCTGCCAGGAGCGGAACAAATGACTTCGAGTGCGAGCGGTCCGGTCTCGCAACTCCGGCAATCTCCAGAACGGAGGCAAAAATATCGACTGTCGACGTCAGCGCTTCTACCCGCCCCTCATGCGATTTCAAATGCGGGTGCCAAACCATCAACGGGATGTTGGCGTGACTATCGAAGTGCGGAAACTGTTTGCCATAGCCACCACGCTCGCCAAGGTCGTGCCCATGGTCAGTCGTCACGATAACGGCCGTGTCGTTCCAAAGGCCCTCTTCATCCAATGTCTGAAGAAGCCTGCCGAACCATTTGTCGGTCATCGTCAGCTTGGCGCCGTACTGTGATCGCACATAGGCGATTTCCTCGGCCGTAGCTAGCGCAAAGAACTCCGCCTGCCGCGCGGCATCCTGGTAGGGTGGCCAAAGCGTAAAATGGTCTCGTCCACTCGCATCCCCGTACATGGAGGCATAGGGCTCAGGCACGTCGAACGGTTCATGGACATCGAAGGATTCGACCTGAAGGAAGAACGGGCGCTTTGCCTTGGGTTTGCGCAGCCAGTCGCTGGCGGCGGTCATCACCTTCGCAGGAAAGAAGTCCTTCTCGTCGCTGAAATCCTTAACGTTGGAAAAGTAGCGGTGTCCGTAGCCGGGCCGCCAACGCTCGATGTTTGTTACCCACTGCGGCAAGTCTTCATCTGCGACAAGCGGTTCCCAGAAATCGAGTTCGTGTCCGCGGATGAACTCCGCGCCCTGGAAGCTCTGTATATAGCCATTCGCTGACTCCTCCCAGTAGTGATAATGATCGGTGACAATAGCTGTCGTGTAGCCAGCCTCTTCGAGCAGCTTAGGAAGACGAAGGTCGAATGGTTCAAGCGGTCCCCACGGCCGCCATTGCATACCGCTGAAGCCCGCAAAGATTTCTCGCCTCGCCGGCATGCATGGAAGGCTGCCGACAAAATGATTATCAAACCGCCACGCTCGCTTGGCGAACCCTTCGAGGTTCGGCGTTTCGAATTCGCTTCCACCGTAGGCGGAGAGCGCGTTTCTGTTAACGCTGTCGATGAGCACGAGGATGATATTCATGGCAGACCTTCGCAGGGGTTCGAGGAGCGTTCCTGACTAGAGTTTGACCGCGCCGGCGGCGAGATCGGAGGCCAGCTTGCGCTGCAGGAACATGAAGAGGATCAGCGTAGGAAGCGTTGTGATGACTGATGCCGTCATCACTAGGTTCCATTGCGTTGTGTACTCGCCGAAAAAGCCTGCAAGGCCAACGGGCACGGTCTTCTTTTCGTCCGAGGTCATCAAGGTGAGCGCAAACAGGAACTCGTCCCAGGCGGACACGAAGGCATTGACCGCGACGGTGACGAGGCCCGGCCACGCGATAGGGAGAATAACCTTGAAGATGATCTGCAGCGTCGATGCACCATCCAGCTTGGCGGCTTCGTCCAGATCCTGAGGGATGGTGTCGAGATAGCCGAGCAGCAGGTAAATGGCGAAGGGCAGGTTCATCGCCGTATAGGAGATCACCAGGCTCACGGGGTTGTCGATCAGCCCCAGATGAAGAAACAGCGAGTAGAGCGGCGTAATCAGGATCACGAACGGGAATAGCTGCGTACAGATGACCAGCATCAGCAGAACACCGCGCCCTTTGAAGTTGCGGTTCCTCGAGAAGCCGTAGGCGGCAACCAACGAGATGATGACAGCTGCCACCGTCGAGATCGAACATACGAGCGCGCTGTTTATGAGGGAAAGGGCGAGTTCTCGAGCAGGGTGTAGTAGTTGTCCAGGGTGACACTGGTGATCAGTCTGAATGTCCGACTGAAACTCTCCCTGTCTGGGCGGAATGAGATAAGTACGACCCAGATGAAGGGAAAGGCCAACAGCAGCAGTATGATTAAACTAAAAATAACGGTTGCCAGATCCCGGGCAAACTGGAGCCGGCTCTGGCGTGTGGACAACGTGGCCATCAGCCTTTTCCTTTGTTCTGACGCGCCAGGATCGTCAAATAGGCGAGCGCGAATACGAACATTATCACGCTCATGAGCACCCCGATGGCTGCGCCCTCGCCAACGCGGTAGTCGACAAACGAGACCGTGTACATCTTAGTCGCCAAAACCTGGGTGTAATCGCCAGGCCCGCCGCGCGTCGCCAGCCATACATAGACGAAGTTGTTAAATGTCCAGATGGTCGTCAACAAGGCGACAACCGCGATAACGGGTTTGAGCATCGGCAGGACAATGCGCATATGAATCTGGAATTCCGATGCGCCATCAATGCGCGCTGACTCTTTCAGCTCCTTGGGAATTGATTGCAGCGCGGCGAGAAAGGTTATGACAACGAACGGAAGCTCGCGCCAGATCAGCATCGTCTCGACAGCGCCCCAGACCGTAGATGTCCGCGACAGGAACGGGATCCCGCGTTCAATCACGCCGATTGAAATCAGTAACTGGTTGACTGCGCCGTACCGCGGATCGAGGAGCCATTTCCACGCAGCCACAGCGACAACCGGTGGCGTGACGAACGGTATGAGGACAAGCGAGCGCACAAGCCAGCCAAGATGCCATCGCCGGAAGACAGCCGCATTGAGGAGAATCGAGAGTGCCAATCCAAACACCAGCCGTAACAGGACCGTGATGAAGGTCTGCATCACAGCGGTGTTGAAGAACGCGACACCGAGGCCGGCGCCGCTCAGAACGGCAATGAAGTTGTCAAACCCGACCCATGCGTTCGGCTTTCCGAGATCGAACAGGCTGACCTGCTGAAAGCTGAGCGCAATATTGTAGATTGCGGGT harbors:
- a CDS encoding sugar ABC transporter permease, whose translation is MSATVTEQRRAAGVVRKASTSFHWLEPYGLILPAMAVLAFFFAGPAIYNIALSFQQVSLFDLGKPNAWVGFDNFIAVLSGAGLGVAFFNTAVMQTFITVLLRLVFGLALSILLNAAVFRRWHLGWLVRSLVLIPFVTPPVVAVAAWKWLLDPRYGAVNQLLISIGVIERGIPFLSRTSTVWGAVETMLIWRELPFVVITFLAALQSIPKELKESARIDGASEFQIHMRIVLPMLKPVIAVVALLTTIWTFNNFVYVWLATRGGPGDYTQVLATKMYTVSFVDYRVGEGAAIGVLMSVIMFVFALAYLTILARQNKGKG
- a CDS encoding carbohydrate ABC transporter permease, yielding MAAVIISLVAAYGFSRNRNFKGRGVLLMLVICTQLFPFVILITPLYSLFLHLGLIDNPVSLVISYTAMNLPFAIYLLLGYLDTIPQDLDEAAKLDGASTLQIIFKVILPIAWPGLVTVAVNAFVSAWDEFLFALTLMTSDEKKTVPVGLAGFFGEYTTQWNLVMTASVITTLPTLILFMFLQRKLASDLAAGAVKL
- a CDS encoding sulfatase — encoded protein: MNIILVLIDSVNRNALSAYGGSEFETPNLEGFAKRAWRFDNHFVGSLPCMPARREIFAGFSGMQWRPWGPLEPFDLRLPKLLEEAGYTTAIVTDHYHYWEESANGYIQSFQGAEFIRGHELDFWEPLVADEDLPQWVTNIERWRPGYGHRYFSNVKDFSDEKDFFPAKVMTAASDWLRKPKAKRPFFLQVESFDVHEPFDVPEPYASMYGDASGRDHFTLWPPYQDAARQAEFFALATAEEIAYVRSQYGAKLTMTDKWFGRLLQTLDEEGLWNDTAVIVTTDHGHDLGERGGYGKQFPHFDSHANIPLMVWHPHLKSHEGRVEALTSTVDIFASVLEIAGVARPDRSHSKSFVPLLAGDLSSARDAVIYGTFGQGVCCTDGDWTLIQPPDRTKPLYAYSTMVPTTIDPKDTAIEHGLYIPGVEMPQWKLPIASDGPQDRRAMDSEPFLYHRKSDPNQQHNVWNTIIEQRFRMERIMKDMLINYGAPAELLTRLQLPFGG
- a CDS encoding GFA family protein; the protein is MPITSGNPKEYVKLAANGLRGMQYCCGLCGSPIFITAEMEDAEQVGIRLGTINPRRNLEPAAQFWFSSCFRGLKISASYQGTPNEVWLRRRRRQTKGLRLFTTFEPRWVFSEQSGAS